Proteins encoded by one window of Modestobacter marinus:
- the mftB gene encoding mycofactocin biosynthesis chaperone MftB (MftB, a small protein, is a peptide chaperone that assists the radical SAM enzyme MftC in performing two modifications to the C-terminal Val-Tyr dipeptide of the mycofactocin precursor peptide, MftA. MftB's role is analogous to the role of PqqD in the biosynthesis of PQQ, a cofactor that derives entirely from a Tyr and a Glu in the precursor PqqA.): MAGPAGPDPAASHPAASHPAAFDPALPWQRARSVALRPEPFGALVYHFGTRKLSFLKSKTLVRVVETLADHPTATAALLACEVPESQRPTYVKALADLARSQMIERRPEEPA, encoded by the coding sequence GTGGCCGGCCCCGCCGGGCCCGACCCTGCTGCGTCTCACCCTGCCGCGTCCCACCCTGCCGCCTTCGACCCGGCACTGCCATGGCAGCGGGCCCGTTCGGTGGCGCTGCGGCCGGAGCCGTTCGGGGCGCTGGTCTACCACTTCGGCACCCGGAAGCTCTCCTTCCTGAAGTCGAAGACGCTGGTCCGCGTGGTGGAGACCCTCGCCGACCACCCCACCGCCACGGCCGCCCTCCTCGCCTGCGAGGTGCCGGAGTCCCAGCGGCCCACCTACGTCAAGGCGCTGGCCGACCTGGCCCGGTCGCAGATGATCGAACGCCGCCCCGAGGAGCCCGCGTGA
- the mftC gene encoding mycofactocin radical SAM maturase (MftC is a radical SAM/SPASM enzyme that catalyzes the first two steps in biosynthesis of the electron carrier mycofactocin from the terminal Val-Tyr dipeptide of the precursor peptide MftA.): MTAVLPSRDRPVGGRLVDQFEYGLDAPICLTWELTYACNLACVHCLSSSGRRDPRELSTTEAEAVIDELQRMQVFYVNVGGGEPTVRPDFWHLLDYAIGHDVGVKFSTNGVKLDKARAAQLARTDYVDVQISLDGATAEVNDRVRGTGSFATARKALENLAEAGMKDFKVSVVVTRENVSQLDDFKALTDSYGAQLRITRFRPSGRGADVWEQLHPTQAQQRELYSWLLANGEGVLTGDSFFHLSAFGEALPGLNLCGAGRVVCLIDPVGDVYACPFAIHEQFLAGNVRSPGGFQRVWQHSELFADLRSPQTGGACTKCAHFDACRGGCMAAKFFTGLPLDGPDPECVQGYGETALAARDLELVTPKSHIDHSHTGPVRGQPTLLGMPGVPARPTPAPPAKICDESPLAGLQLG; this comes from the coding sequence GTGACCGCCGTCCTGCCCTCCCGTGACCGGCCCGTCGGTGGCCGGCTGGTCGACCAGTTCGAGTACGGCCTGGACGCCCCGATCTGCCTGACCTGGGAGCTGACCTACGCCTGCAACCTGGCGTGCGTGCACTGCCTGTCCTCCTCCGGGCGCCGCGACCCCCGGGAGCTGTCCACGACCGAGGCCGAGGCGGTGATCGACGAGCTGCAGCGGATGCAGGTCTTCTACGTCAACGTCGGCGGCGGTGAGCCCACCGTCCGGCCGGACTTCTGGCACCTGCTGGACTACGCGATCGGCCACGACGTCGGGGTCAAGTTCTCCACCAACGGCGTGAAGCTGGACAAGGCCCGCGCCGCGCAGCTGGCCCGGACCGACTACGTGGACGTGCAGATCTCCCTGGACGGCGCCACCGCCGAGGTCAACGACCGGGTCCGCGGCACCGGCTCGTTCGCCACCGCCAGGAAGGCGCTGGAGAACCTGGCCGAGGCCGGCATGAAGGACTTCAAGGTCTCCGTCGTCGTCACCCGGGAGAACGTCTCCCAGCTCGATGACTTCAAGGCGCTGACCGACTCCTACGGTGCGCAGCTGCGGATCACCCGCTTCCGCCCGTCCGGTCGCGGCGCGGACGTGTGGGAGCAGCTGCACCCCACCCAGGCCCAGCAGCGGGAGCTGTACTCCTGGCTGCTGGCCAACGGCGAGGGCGTGCTGACCGGCGACTCGTTCTTCCACCTCTCCGCGTTCGGGGAGGCCCTGCCCGGGCTCAACCTGTGCGGCGCGGGGCGGGTGGTGTGCCTGATCGACCCGGTGGGCGACGTCTACGCCTGCCCGTTCGCCATCCACGAGCAGTTCCTCGCCGGCAACGTGCGCTCCCCCGGCGGCTTCCAGCGGGTGTGGCAGCACTCGGAGCTGTTCGCCGACCTGCGCAGCCCGCAGACCGGCGGGGCGTGCACCAAGTGCGCCCACTTCGACGCCTGCCGAGGCGGCTGCATGGCCGCGAAGTTCTTCACCGGGCTCCCGCTGGACGGCCCCGACCCGGAGTGCGTGCAGGGCTACGGGGAGACCGCCCTGGCCGCCCGCGACCTGGAGCTGGTCACGCCGAAGAGCCACATCGACCACTCGCACACCGGCCCGGTCCGCGGCCAGCCCACCCTGCTGGGCATGCCGGGCGTCCCGGCCCGGCCCACGCCCGCACCGCCCGCCAAGATCTGCGACGAGTCCCCGCTCGCCGGCCTGCAGCTGGGCTGA
- a CDS encoding mycofactocin-coupled SDR family oxidoreductase, producing the protein MGKLEGKVAFITGAARGQGRSHAVRLAQEGADVIAVDHLQDMATVGYPQATQADLDETVRMVEALDRRIIASRADVRDTAAMRAAVDDGVAQLGRLDIVLANAGIASFAPVEELTDEMWDEMIGVNLTGVFKTVRAAVPHIRAAGRGGAIVLTSSTAGIKGLANLAHYVAAKHGVVGMMKTLANELAPDMIRVNSVHPTSVDTDMIHNPETYGLFRPDKPKTEVTREEAAESFRTMNALPVEWVEPVDISNAILFLVSDDARYITGVQLPVDAGSVGK; encoded by the coding sequence ATGGGAAAGCTCGAGGGGAAGGTCGCCTTCATCACGGGTGCGGCGCGCGGTCAGGGCCGCAGCCACGCCGTCCGGCTGGCGCAGGAGGGCGCCGACGTCATCGCCGTCGACCACCTGCAGGACATGGCCACGGTCGGCTACCCGCAGGCCACCCAGGCGGACCTGGACGAGACGGTCCGGATGGTCGAGGCGCTGGACCGCCGGATCATCGCCAGCCGGGCCGACGTCCGCGACACTGCGGCGATGCGGGCCGCCGTCGACGACGGCGTCGCCCAGCTGGGTCGGCTGGACATCGTGCTGGCCAACGCTGGCATCGCCAGCTTCGCGCCGGTCGAGGAGCTGACCGACGAGATGTGGGACGAGATGATCGGGGTCAACCTGACCGGGGTCTTCAAGACCGTCCGGGCCGCGGTGCCGCACATCCGGGCCGCCGGGCGGGGTGGGGCGATCGTCCTGACCAGCTCCACCGCCGGCATCAAGGGCCTGGCCAACCTGGCCCACTACGTGGCCGCCAAGCACGGGGTCGTCGGGATGATGAAGACCCTCGCCAACGAGCTGGCGCCGGACATGATCCGGGTCAACTCGGTGCACCCGACCTCGGTGGACACCGACATGATCCACAACCCGGAGACCTACGGGCTGTTCCGGCCGGACAAGCCCAAGACCGAAGTGACCCGCGAGGAGGCCGCCGAGTCGTTCAGGACGATGAACGCGCTGCCGGTCGAGTGGGTCGAGCCGGTGGACATCAGCAACGCGATCCTCTTCCTGGTCAGCGACGACGCCCGCTACATCACGGGTGTCCAGCTGCCGGTCGACGCCGGATCGGTCGGCAAGTGA
- a CDS encoding AAA family ATPase, translating to MTGSRVTGDDGASVREVRERVARHLVGRDRELDLLLATVAAGRDVLLEGPPGTSKSTLLRAITAEWGIPLFFVEGNADLTPTRLVGHHDPARVLREDYSPDNFVPGPLVDAMRAGGFLYVEEFNRAPEDTLNTLLTAMAERRIAVPRVGVLEALPSFRVIASMNPYDNVGTTRLSTSVHDRLCRLAIDYQDAEAERGIVGRRTGIESPRLVADAVALTRATRGRDDVRQGSSVRGAIDTALVAAQLAALRGVPLPDEPAVDPPRGLPEEYTAVVLDAVLVALSGRVFLDDTVEASPEAVLHEIWADHFLLQPAAAAPG from the coding sequence GTGACCGGCAGCCGGGTGACCGGCGACGACGGCGCGTCGGTCCGCGAGGTCCGCGAGCGGGTCGCCCGGCACCTGGTCGGCCGCGACCGCGAGCTGGACCTGCTCTTGGCCACGGTGGCCGCCGGCCGGGACGTGCTGCTGGAGGGACCGCCGGGGACGTCGAAGTCCACCCTGCTGCGCGCGATCACGGCGGAGTGGGGCATCCCGCTGTTCTTCGTCGAGGGCAACGCCGACCTGACGCCCACCCGGCTGGTCGGGCACCACGACCCGGCCCGGGTGCTGCGGGAGGACTACTCCCCGGACAACTTCGTCCCCGGCCCGCTGGTCGACGCGATGCGCGCCGGCGGTTTCCTCTACGTGGAGGAGTTCAACCGCGCCCCCGAGGACACGCTGAACACCCTGCTCACCGCGATGGCCGAACGGCGGATCGCGGTGCCCCGGGTCGGGGTGCTCGAGGCGTTGCCCAGCTTCCGGGTGATCGCCTCGATGAACCCGTACGACAACGTGGGCACCACCCGGCTGTCCACGTCCGTGCACGACCGGCTGTGCCGGCTGGCGATCGACTACCAGGACGCCGAGGCCGAGCGGGGGATCGTCGGCAGGCGCACCGGGATCGAGTCACCCCGCCTGGTCGCCGACGCGGTGGCGCTGACCCGGGCGACCCGGGGCCGGGACGACGTCCGGCAGGGCAGCAGCGTGCGCGGCGCCATCGACACCGCGTTGGTCGCCGCCCAGCTGGCCGCGCTGCGTGGGGTGCCGCTGCCCGACGAGCCGGCGGTCGATCCGCCGCGCGGGCTGCCGGAGGAGTACACCGCGGTCGTCCTGGACGCCGTCCTGGTGGCGCTGTCCGGGCGGGTGTTCCTCGACGACACCGTGGAGGCCAGCCCCGAGGCGGTCCTGCACGAGATCTGGGCCGACCACTTCCTGCTGCAGCCGGCGGCCGCCGCCCCCGGTTGA
- a CDS encoding vWA domain-containing protein → MRPLRRRPKQLTEQPSLFEPSRGGQGLALSSGDRRRSRTGPSRAGGTAPGTTEEAASLIPLSDLSTEDAADQLTRARAREIARRLAVPRPPRDRRARRGVGELVSTPWRGGSDELDLERTLEAIAGEPYPEATDVVVRERVRQQRSVVLVVDVSGSMKGERVRTAAATVGALAGELDRDALAVVAFWSDAAVLVRRGEQVAPLAVLDLLLRVPTQGLTNVTFALETAARQLTGVPPRDARVLLLSDCVHNAGPDPRPTAARLPRLDVLLDTSGEVDVELGRDLARAGRGRLRQVRGHRDVPAALSAVFAG, encoded by the coding sequence ATGCGGCCGCTGCGCCGCCGGCCCAAGCAGTTGACCGAGCAGCCGTCGCTCTTCGAGCCGTCGCGCGGCGGGCAGGGGCTGGCGCTCTCCTCCGGCGACCGTCGGCGGAGCCGGACCGGTCCGTCCCGGGCGGGCGGTACCGCGCCGGGGACCACCGAGGAGGCCGCCAGCCTGATCCCGCTGTCGGACCTGAGCACCGAGGACGCGGCCGACCAGCTGACCCGAGCCCGTGCCCGGGAGATCGCCCGCCGGCTCGCCGTGCCACGGCCGCCGCGGGACCGGCGCGCTCGGCGCGGGGTGGGGGAGCTGGTCAGCACCCCGTGGCGCGGTGGGTCCGACGAGCTGGACCTGGAGCGCACCCTGGAGGCCATCGCGGGCGAGCCGTACCCGGAGGCGACCGACGTCGTCGTGCGGGAGCGGGTCCGGCAGCAGCGCTCGGTGGTGCTGGTGGTCGACGTGTCCGGGTCGATGAAGGGCGAGCGGGTCCGGACGGCGGCGGCCACGGTCGGCGCGCTGGCCGGCGAACTCGACCGGGACGCCCTGGCCGTCGTCGCCTTCTGGTCCGACGCGGCCGTGCTGGTCCGCCGGGGCGAGCAGGTGGCGCCGCTCGCCGTCCTGGACCTGCTGCTGCGGGTGCCCACGCAGGGGCTGACCAACGTGACCTTCGCGCTGGAGACCGCCGCCCGGCAGCTGACCGGGGTGCCGCCACGGGACGCCCGCGTGCTGCTGCTGTCGGACTGCGTGCACAACGCCGGCCCCGACCCGCGGCCCACCGCGGCGCGCCTGCCCCGGCTGGACGTGCTGCTGGACACCTCCGGGGAGGTCGACGTGGAGCTGGGCCGCGACCTGGCGCGCGCCGGGCGGGGCCGGTTGCGGCAGGTACGCGGCCACCGGGACGTCCCCGCTGCGCTGTCCGCCGTGTTCGCCGGCTGA
- a CDS encoding putative bifunctional diguanylate cyclase/phosphodiesterase, producing MTTSSPGRIIGMLPSGRLLPESVWQRRHRLIIRVAMLSGLALLVLCLAWGVGQPAAVAVLAAVGSPLLVAAAPSLGRTTRSAATTVSLMGACVALVHVWSGVTESHFVFFVMVGVVSLYQHWVPFGIALVIVTVHHGVIGTLYPHEVFAHAGGHDAWAWAGVHAAFVLAASLAHLAAWRLNEDLVLSDGLTGIANRTQLEESTHRLLRDGARASLLFIDLDGFKDVNDSRGHAAGDQVLLTVAERFQRSVRPGDLVARIGGDEFAVLLPAGPDDARVVGERVLLALSVPVALDTGLLTVHASIGLATSVDPGDHTADSLLRDADLAMYRAKARGGNQVVTYAEGMAEAASRRAELQHDLALAVAAGQLEVYYQPTVRLVDGRTTGFEALVRWHHPRRGTVPPAEFIPLAEETGAISDIGGWVLEQALRQGVAWTVAAGHPVRMAVNLSPRQLMDRAIAAEVTAALRDTGFAADQLTLEVTEGVLVQDVEAVVGQLEELRALGVAIAIDDFGTGFAGLSYLRRLPADIIKIDRSFISDLSAGSPSATLIASIVELARSLGLGVVAEGVETEGQRQALADLQCQSAQGFLFARPEPAARCRPAGELLSGGAVRV from the coding sequence GTGACCACGAGTTCTCCGGGGCGGATCATCGGGATGCTGCCGAGCGGACGCCTGCTCCCCGAGTCCGTCTGGCAGCGGCGGCACCGGCTCATCATCCGGGTGGCGATGCTCTCCGGCCTCGCCCTGCTGGTGCTGTGCCTGGCCTGGGGGGTCGGCCAGCCGGCCGCCGTCGCCGTCCTGGCCGCCGTGGGCAGCCCGCTGCTCGTGGCTGCTGCGCCCTCGCTGGGCCGGACCACCCGCTCGGCCGCCACGACGGTCAGCCTGATGGGCGCGTGCGTCGCCCTGGTGCACGTGTGGAGCGGGGTCACCGAGTCGCACTTCGTCTTCTTCGTGATGGTCGGCGTGGTGTCGCTGTACCAGCACTGGGTGCCCTTCGGCATCGCCCTGGTCATCGTCACGGTGCACCACGGGGTCATCGGGACCCTCTACCCGCACGAGGTGTTCGCCCACGCCGGGGGACACGACGCGTGGGCGTGGGCCGGCGTGCACGCGGCGTTCGTGCTGGCGGCCAGCCTCGCCCACCTCGCCGCCTGGCGGCTCAACGAGGACCTGGTGCTCAGCGACGGGCTCACGGGCATCGCCAACCGCACGCAACTGGAGGAGAGCACCCATCGGCTGCTGCGGGACGGCGCCCGGGCCAGCCTGCTGTTCATCGACCTCGACGGCTTCAAGGACGTCAACGACAGCCGCGGTCACGCCGCCGGCGACCAGGTGCTGCTCACCGTCGCGGAGCGCTTCCAGCGCAGCGTGCGGCCGGGTGACCTGGTGGCCCGGATCGGGGGAGACGAGTTCGCCGTGCTGCTCCCGGCGGGCCCGGACGACGCCCGGGTCGTGGGGGAGCGGGTCCTGCTGGCACTCAGCGTCCCGGTCGCGCTGGACACCGGGTTGCTGACCGTGCACGCCAGCATCGGGTTGGCGACCTCGGTCGACCCGGGCGACCACACCGCCGACTCGCTGCTGCGCGACGCCGACCTGGCGATGTACCGGGCCAAGGCGCGCGGTGGCAACCAGGTGGTCACCTACGCAGAGGGGATGGCCGAGGCCGCCAGCCGCCGGGCCGAGTTGCAGCACGACCTCGCCCTCGCCGTCGCGGCCGGACAGCTGGAGGTGTACTACCAGCCGACCGTGCGGCTGGTCGACGGGCGGACGACCGGCTTCGAGGCCCTGGTCCGGTGGCACCACCCCCGACGCGGCACCGTCCCGCCGGCGGAGTTCATCCCGCTGGCCGAGGAGACCGGTGCGATCTCCGACATCGGTGGCTGGGTCCTCGAGCAGGCGCTGCGGCAGGGCGTCGCCTGGACTGTCGCCGCCGGTCACCCGGTGCGGATGGCGGTCAACCTCTCGCCCCGCCAGCTGATGGACCGGGCGATCGCCGCCGAGGTCACCGCTGCACTGCGGGACACCGGGTTCGCCGCCGACCAGCTGACCCTCGAGGTCACCGAGGGCGTGCTCGTCCAGGACGTCGAGGCGGTGGTGGGTCAGCTGGAGGAGCTCCGTGCCCTCGGCGTGGCCATCGCGATCGACGACTTCGGCACCGGCTTCGCGGGGTTGTCCTACCTGCGTCGTCTGCCCGCCGACATCATCAAGATCGACCGCAGCTTCATCAGTGACCTGTCGGCCGGCAGTCCGTCGGCGACGTTGATCGCCTCGATCGTCGAGCTGGCCCGCAGCCTCGGTCTCGGGGTCGTCGCCGAGGGTGTCGAGACCGAGGGTCAGCGGCAGGCGCTCGCCGACCTGCAGTGCCAGTCCGCGCAGGGCTTCCTGTTCGCCCGCCCGGAGCCGGCTGCACGGTGCCGCCCCGCCGGTGAGCTGCTGTCCGGAGGCGCCGTCCGGGTGTAG
- a CDS encoding pyridoxamine 5'-phosphate oxidase family protein produces MTDENRADDTRKVAELLKDERIAVFTTIAPDGTLMSRPMSMQQVEFDGDLWFFASRGSRKVAQVTANPQVNIATSGSDSWVSLTGHAVVFDDLAKKQQLWNPVVGAWFPDGPEDPDVVLIRVDAASAEYWDSPGGRLASVFSFAKAKVTGQPYSGGENETVRL; encoded by the coding sequence ATGACCGACGAGAACCGCGCTGACGACACGCGCAAGGTGGCCGAGCTGCTGAAGGACGAGCGGATCGCCGTCTTCACCACCATCGCCCCCGACGGCACGCTGATGAGCCGGCCGATGTCCATGCAGCAGGTCGAGTTCGACGGCGACCTGTGGTTCTTCGCCAGCCGGGGCTCGCGCAAGGTCGCCCAGGTGACCGCGAACCCGCAGGTCAACATCGCGACCTCGGGCAGTGACAGCTGGGTCTCGCTGACCGGTCACGCCGTGGTGTTCGACGACCTGGCGAAGAAGCAGCAGCTGTGGAACCCGGTCGTCGGCGCCTGGTTCCCGGACGGTCCCGAGGACCCCGACGTGGTGCTGATCCGGGTGGACGCGGCCTCCGCCGAGTACTGGGACTCCCCGGGCGGGCGGCTCGCCAGCGTCTTCAGCTTCGCCAAGGCCAAGGTCACCGGCCAGCCGTACTCCGGCGGGGAGAACGAGACCGTCCGGCTCTGA
- the mftE gene encoding mycofactocin biosynthesis peptidyl-dipeptidase MftE, whose translation MDDAVRLTGATWPDLAGRPLLVVPLGSVEQHGRHLPLTTDTAVAQAVAEAAVGDLDGAVLAPALAYGASGEHEDFPGTISIGTAALTTLLVEYGRSAGRWAGRVVVVNGHGGNLEALRAAVPLLRHEGRDVAWFPCGVPGGDAHAGRTETSLMLHVEPTGVRAELAAAGETAPIGELLPRLRAEGVRAVSPDGVLGDPAGATAAEGAQLLRTLTGRLVAAVRAWDADAAGRLLG comes from the coding sequence GTGGACGACGCCGTGCGACTGACCGGGGCGACCTGGCCCGACCTGGCGGGCCGGCCGCTGCTCGTCGTCCCGCTCGGCTCGGTCGAGCAGCACGGCCGTCACCTGCCGCTGACCACCGACACCGCGGTCGCGCAGGCGGTGGCCGAGGCCGCGGTCGGCGACCTGGACGGCGCGGTGCTCGCGCCGGCGCTCGCGTACGGGGCCAGCGGCGAGCACGAGGACTTCCCCGGCACGATCTCGATCGGCACCGCCGCGTTGACCACCCTGCTGGTCGAGTACGGGCGCTCGGCCGGCCGGTGGGCCGGCCGGGTCGTGGTGGTCAACGGGCACGGCGGGAACCTGGAGGCGCTGCGGGCGGCCGTGCCCCTGCTGCGGCACGAGGGCCGGGACGTCGCCTGGTTCCCGTGCGGCGTGCCCGGCGGCGATGCGCACGCCGGGCGCACCGAGACGTCACTGATGTTGCACGTGGAACCCACGGGGGTCCGGGCGGAGCTCGCCGCCGCGGGGGAGACCGCGCCGATCGGGGAACTGCTGCCCCGGCTGCGGGCCGAGGGCGTGCGGGCGGTCAGCCCGGACGGGGTGCTCGGTGACCCGGCCGGGGCCACGGCGGCGGAGGGGGCGCAGCTGCTGCGCACGCTGACCGGCCGGCTGGTGGCCGCCGTCCGGGCCTGGGACGCCGACGCCGCCGGGCGGCTCCTGGGCTGA
- a CDS encoding iron-siderophore ABC transporter substrate-binding protein, with amino-acid sequence MSRHALRTGALRGTALLAAALVLSSCGSDSTDDTAAEGADPTAGSSEEFPVTVETAFGDVTVEEEPTRVVALGWGDAETALTLGVQPVGASDWLGFGGEGVGPWAEGLYDEPPVIIETLEPSLEAIAALDPDLILDTRSAATQERYDALSSIAPTIGQPEGVDQYQTSWQQQLDLVGQALGREEEADEVEAEVDQAFADAAAANPGFEGTEVAVAAYTAEGFGAYVSGDPRVDFMQQLGFVNKPAIEELATDSFYVPVSEEQLPLLDAGLTVGFPIFVEASEITDNPLWQAIPSVQAGNSVVLDDQTLTNAFSSGTAPGIQYALENAVPQFADALG; translated from the coding sequence ATGTCCCGCCACGCCCTCCGCACCGGAGCCCTCCGCGGCACCGCCCTGCTGGCCGCCGCCCTCGTCCTCAGCAGCTGCGGCTCGGACTCCACCGACGACACCGCCGCCGAGGGCGCCGACCCGACCGCCGGTTCGTCGGAGGAGTTCCCGGTCACCGTCGAGACCGCCTTCGGTGACGTGACCGTGGAGGAGGAGCCGACCCGGGTCGTGGCCCTCGGCTGGGGTGACGCCGAGACCGCGCTGACGCTCGGCGTCCAGCCGGTCGGCGCGAGCGACTGGCTCGGCTTCGGCGGCGAGGGCGTGGGCCCGTGGGCCGAGGGGCTCTACGACGAGCCCCCGGTGATCATCGAGACGCTGGAGCCCAGCCTCGAGGCGATCGCCGCGCTGGACCCGGACCTGATCCTCGACACCCGCTCGGCCGCCACGCAGGAGCGGTACGACGCGCTCAGCTCGATCGCGCCGACCATCGGCCAGCCCGAGGGCGTCGACCAGTACCAGACCTCCTGGCAGCAGCAGCTCGACCTGGTCGGGCAGGCGCTGGGCAGGGAGGAGGAGGCCGACGAGGTCGAGGCCGAGGTCGACCAGGCCTTCGCCGACGCCGCCGCCGCGAACCCCGGGTTCGAGGGCACCGAGGTCGCCGTGGCCGCCTACACGGCCGAGGGCTTCGGCGCCTACGTCAGCGGTGACCCGCGGGTCGACTTCATGCAGCAGCTGGGCTTCGTGAACAAGCCGGCCATCGAGGAGCTGGCCACCGACAGCTTCTACGTGCCGGTGAGCGAGGAGCAGCTCCCGCTGCTGGACGCCGGGCTCACCGTGGGCTTCCCGATCTTCGTCGAGGCCAGCGAGATCACCGACAACCCGCTGTGGCAGGCCATCCCCTCCGTGCAGGCCGGCAACTCCGTGGTGCTCGACGACCAGACGCTGACCAACGCCTTCTCCAGCGGCACCGCCCCGGGCATCCAGTACGCCCTGGAGAACGCCGTCCCGCAGTTCGCCGACGCCCTCGGCTGA
- a CDS encoding NAD(P)/FAD-dependent oxidoreductase: protein MQVVIAGGGVAGLTAALALARQGHRVRLVDRDDSPRPADVTTAAGWSRRGVPQFRQPHAFLARLSRELQRGLPDVLDRLRAIGVPQVELIDGLQAMWCRRSTLEWVLRGMAEAEPGVTLGYATVASVRVDGGSVTGVVLAGGTVLPADLVVDATGRRGRVSRPWLQEAVDEPADEVYASRRYRTLPGASFGPVNRGVISVAEGDAYSLLVFPHDAGVFTVCFTRLPDDPGLAVLREAPAFEAAARRVSLAAGWTDVERAEPIADVEVMGGLRNRLRVLHPSAPLGLQPLADAVCTTNPHYGRGTSLAVAHALRLADAVAAAPADPRAWRAASDDWEQGELRAWFDDARLADRARAAMWRNVRDGRPPLAPPDAAPRDGATAGGHAEAGREVPHLMVLAAAGVDRTVGRAVLRHMHMVDPPAALASVRPRVADLLTRGWLPGRPVPGQEVPGPPNGVPAAPPHRELVDELGSLSGSR from the coding sequence ATGCAGGTCGTGATCGCAGGAGGGGGCGTGGCGGGGCTGACGGCGGCCCTGGCCCTCGCCCGGCAGGGACATCGCGTGCGGCTCGTCGACCGGGACGACTCGCCCCGGCCGGCGGACGTCACCACGGCCGCCGGGTGGTCGCGGCGCGGGGTGCCGCAGTTCCGCCAGCCGCACGCCTTCCTGGCCCGGCTCTCCCGGGAGCTGCAGCGCGGGCTCCCCGACGTGCTCGACCGGCTGCGGGCGATCGGCGTGCCCCAGGTCGAGCTGATCGACGGCCTGCAGGCGATGTGGTGCCGGCGCAGCACGCTGGAGTGGGTGCTGCGGGGCATGGCCGAGGCCGAGCCCGGCGTGACCCTCGGGTACGCCACCGTGGCGAGCGTGCGGGTCGACGGCGGGTCGGTCACCGGCGTCGTCCTGGCCGGCGGGACCGTGCTGCCCGCCGACCTGGTGGTCGACGCCACCGGACGGCGCGGGCGCGTGTCGCGGCCCTGGCTGCAGGAGGCCGTCGACGAGCCCGCTGACGAGGTCTACGCCTCCCGGCGCTACCGCACCCTGCCGGGCGCGTCGTTCGGGCCGGTCAACCGCGGGGTGATCTCCGTGGCCGAGGGCGACGCCTACTCCCTGCTCGTGTTCCCGCACGACGCCGGCGTCTTCACCGTCTGCTTCACCCGGCTGCCCGACGACCCCGGGCTGGCCGTGTTGCGCGAGGCGCCGGCGTTCGAGGCCGCCGCTCGCCGGGTGTCGCTGGCCGCGGGCTGGACCGACGTCGAGCGGGCCGAGCCGATCGCGGACGTGGAGGTCATGGGCGGGCTGCGCAACAGGCTCCGGGTCCTGCACCCGTCGGCGCCGCTCGGGCTGCAGCCGCTCGCGGACGCCGTCTGCACGACGAACCCGCACTACGGCCGCGGCACCTCCCTGGCGGTCGCGCACGCCCTCCGCCTCGCCGACGCGGTCGCCGCCGCTCCCGCGGACCCCCGCGCCTGGCGGGCGGCGTCGGACGACTGGGAGCAGGGGGAGCTGCGGGCCTGGTTCGACGACGCCCGGCTGGCCGACCGGGCCCGGGCCGCGATGTGGCGGAACGTGCGCGACGGCCGGCCGCCGCTGGCCCCGCCGGACGCAGCACCCAGGGACGGCGCCACGGCGGGTGGTCACGCGGAGGCCGGTCGGGAGGTCCCGCACCTGATGGTGCTGGCGGCCGCCGGCGTCGACCGCACGGTCGGCCGGGCGGTGCTGCGCCACATGCACATGGTCGACCCGCCCGCGGCGCTGGCATCGGTGCGCCCGCGGGTGGCCGACCTGCTGACGCGGGGGTGGCTCCCCGGCCGTCCCGTCCCGGGGCAGGAGGTCCCGGGACCCCCGAACGGCGTCCCGGCCGCACCGCCGCACCGCGAGCTCGTCGACGAGCTCGGGTCGCTCAGCGGGTCCCGCTGA
- a CDS encoding type B 50S ribosomal protein L31 gives MQNGIHPEYRTVVFQDTATGATFRTRSTVQTSRTIELDGETLPVVPVEISASSHPFWTGNQRVLDTAGRVEKFNQRYGARTRS, from the coding sequence ATGCAGAACGGCATCCACCCCGAGTACCGCACCGTCGTCTTCCAGGACACCGCGACCGGGGCCACCTTCCGCACCCGCAGCACCGTGCAGACCAGCCGGACCATCGAGCTGGACGGCGAGACGCTGCCGGTGGTCCCGGTCGAGATCAGTGCCTCCTCGCACCCGTTCTGGACCGGCAACCAGCGGGTGCTCGACACCGCCGGCCGGGTCGAGAAGTTCAACCAGCGGTACGGCGCGCGCACCCGCAGCTGA